The Thunnus thynnus chromosome 2, fThuThy2.1, whole genome shotgun sequence genome includes a region encoding these proteins:
- the LOC137172125 gene encoding L-serine dehydratase/L-threonine deaminase-like, whose protein sequence is MKNHQPLHVATPVRQSLALTKVAGTSVYLKLDSSQPTGSFKIRGIGHLCKTWAERGCERFVCCSGGNAGMAAAYSARQLGVPATIVVPSVTPNPTVERLKDEGATVVIHGKALNESIEYGRQLVANNPGWIFISPFDDPLIWEGHTSLVKELEQDMTEKPGAIVLSVGGGGLLNGVVEGLRRANWADVPIVAMETLGAHSLNAAMKAGELVTLPEITSVATTLGLTRVSAQTLKLVGEHTVFSEVVTDQEAVKAVESFVDDEKVLVEPACGAALAAVYSGIIKRLQDEDKLARSLGPVVIVVCGGNNISMEQLRRLKKQLGII, encoded by the exons ATGAAGAACCATCAGCCTCTTCATGTGGCCACCCCAGTAAGGCAGAGTCTTGCCCTGACTAAAGTGGCAGGCACCTCTGTTTACCTCAAGCTGGACTCATCACAGCCCACAGGATCCTTTAAGATAAGAGGCATCGGTCACCTCTGCAAAACA TGGGCCGAGAGAGGATGTGAGCGTTTCGTCTGCTGTTCAG GAGGAAATGCTGGGATGGCTGCAGCTTATTCTGCCCGTCAGCTCGGTGTTCCTGCAACTATCGTCGTGCCAAGTGTCACCCCAAACCCCACAGTGGAGAGACTGAAGGACGAGGGCGCCACCGTGGTCATCCATGGCAAG GCTCTCAATGAAAGCATTGAATACGGACGGCAGCTTGTGGCCAACAACCCCGGCTGGATATTCATCTCCCCCTTTGATGATCCTCTCATCTG ggAGGGCCACACATCTCTGGTGAAGGAGCTGGAGCAAGACATGACAGAGAAGCCGGGAGCCATCGTGCTGTCGGTGGGAGGCGGAGGGCTGCTGAACGGAGTGGTGGAGGGCCTGCGCCGCGCCAACTGGGCTGATGTGCCCATTGTAGCTATGGAAACCTTGGGAGCACATAGCCTCAATGCAGCCATGAAGGCCGGAGAGCTGGTCACTTTACCTGAAATTACCAG TGTTGCAACCACACTGGGCCTGACAAGGGTCTCTGCACAGACTCTGAAGCTGGTGGGGGAGCACACAGTTTTCTCAGAAGTAGTCACAGACCAGGAGGCTGTGAAAGCTGTGGAAAGCTTTGTAG ATGATGAGAAGGTCCTGGTGGAGCCCGCCTGCGGTGCAgctctggcagctgtttacagtGGCATCATCAAAAGGCTGCAGGATGAGGACAAGCTGGCGCGGAGCCTGGGCCCTGTGGTCATTGTGGTGTGCGGAGGCAACAACATCAGCATGGAGCAGCTAAGGAGGCTGAAAAAACAGCTTGGTATTATCTAG